In Cryptomeria japonica chromosome 5, Sugi_1.0, whole genome shotgun sequence, the genomic window TGAAACACATGTAGTACTTTGaaaaaaagagtaaaaaaaaagaaaaagaagcccACACGCACGAAAGGCAAATGATGCATGCCACCGCTCCGCCGGCTGTGGGGCCCGTTATACACTCGGCAAGTTACATCGCCACGTGTCCAACATTACGCGCTTTTTAAGCTCagctaaaatcaaataaaaaatataaataacgcTCAAGATCCGCATCACCGAAGCAACTAGATCTAACTAAGACTAGGTTCTGACAGATCCAACGGTCCACGAACAAGCCCCTGATTAAGGAAAGCTCGAGGCTCGGTGCCGAGCCTGAATGGGCTGTATACGAACTAGTCCTGTCTGTCCGTTCGGGGGATTGCCGGAGCCAGTCTTCTACGACCAAATCGCCGCTTTTATGGTCGACAATGTGCGCTTTCGATTCGGTGGGAAGTTTCTGCATATAACGAACAGATCGAGCTAAGTATCTCTAGATTTGGTGCAGTATCGGCTGTAGAATTTTGCTATATCAGGAGCTGGAAGGAGGCAACAGGGTGGCTCTTTTGTCTGGTAAACATACTTTTCTGTCTGGGAAATGCAGATTTTGGGATTGGGTTTTTGATTGTTTTGTAGATTGGTTGCTGAGAAAGGAGTTTGTAGTTGCCATGGTGTTTGAGTCAAAGGGGCAATGGCTGCCCTCCTTAGCAGGCAACTACATTGCATTTGAGTGGGGCAGGAAAGAAGGGTTTTGCAGAATTCTATTGGCTTTGATGGATTTTGGACACAAATTAGAGAAGAAATAGCATTGTTTTTACAGATGTTTGTGTGACTATTGTATTTTGAGGTCAGTCTGTGTAAGGATATTGATGCTTTGGGGAAAATTAAATGTCTTGGTGCATTAATAAGGCCTGATTGGGAATCTCAACGGTTGCTTTAAGGGAGTTATTGGTCGCTTTCACCAGTCGGCCTGGTTTTGATGGATTTGGTGTTCACAGAGGAAAATATTCCTTTTTGTTGAAGACCGTTTCTAGGAAATCACATGTTTGAGATTAGTGTTATAAGAAATTTGATGCCTTGGAAAAAGTGAAATATAGGAACTCAGCATTGTATCGTGGAGAGTTAGTAATTGCTTTCTCTGGTTGCCCTGTGGGATATTTAGTAATATCTCGAAAGGAATTTGTTGAATTTGAGTTCTTATATTGTTTTTCATAGTTTTTTGTCTTCACATTTACAAAAAAAGTAGTATTCTGTTAAAGGCCACAAGAAGGAATTTATGTGTTTGAGGTCATATCTTCCAAGGATTTTGATGCTCTTGGAACATTGATTCACTAGAAGCTCCAAGAAGCTTGGCCTAAGAAACCATTAGTGCTTTTGTGAGCGTTTGTCATTGCTTTCACTGGTTGGCCCATGAGGAATAACAGTATCTATCATGAATaggaattttgtattttgaatacCCGTTAGGGGTTTTGTACATAAGGATTGATTTTGGGGTTATGTGATAGGATCTATGCTATAAGCAAGCTTTGACAACTCTTTTGTACATACAGAGGGTATTTTGGGATATATGAAAATGTTTGGAGCCCAAAACAAGCACGGGGAAATGTTACCCCTTATGTGGGAAAGCCAAAAGAAGAATCCCATATGGAAGGGCAATAGTAACGCACTTAGAAGGAATGTCATGGTAAGGTTTTCAGATCTGTACTCATTTACTGTTGAGGGGAGTCTGGAGGATGCAAATGTTTTCAATGAGGTGAGGGAGAGGGTGAAAGAACAAGGCAGGGTGTGGTGGGCATTGGAAGCCAGCAAAGGGGCTGCCTGGTATTTGCAGCCAAAGATATCATCTATGTCTGAAGGAATTGCTGTATCTTCATTATCACTTACCGTTCTCACTAATACCATTGTGTTGAAGAGGCTGATTAGGAAGGGGATTCCCCCTCAGTTGAGACCTAAGGTTTGGCTATCAGTTTCTGGTGCAGCGAAGAAACGGTCTACTGTGCCAGATAGCTATTACGAGGATCTTACCAAGGCTGTTCAAGGAAAGGTCACTGCTGCGACACGCCAGATTGATCATGTAAGTTGCATTGTTTATGTTTTGTCACTGTTGAGAGACACCGGAATGCAGCAAATATCATTACTATGCTTCTCTTTTGCTCAGAAGGTTTACTGTATTATCATTTATGCATCATTATTCTTCTCCTTTTGGACTTAAACAATTCCTTAACAGAAATAAATAAGCCACTTGTGGACATTTTACATTGTGTATGACCAATAGGATTCGTAAGCTTTGGTTGTTGATAAGCTCCATTTTGTAAATTAAATGCAAAGTTGGGTTTAATCCATAATGAATTGAACTATGGATAAAAGTTCCAGGTTACTTAATGCAGAGATTTGTTTATGAGGTTTATTAATGATTAGAATTTTTTAAATGTGAAGAACTCAAATGAAGATGATGGATCACAGAGCGTGATCCAAAAACATTGATGTAAAAAATTGCACACAATCAAAACCAGAAACATCAACAATAACTATTATGGATTGTGAAAAATTAATACATTCATTTCAAACAAAGATGTTAAAAACTAGCTTGTTATTTACATGTCAGGGCAATAGGTTAGTTTCATGTCATGTCATCCTCATTTCAAGTTTCATGTTGCCTGACTTCCGTTTCAATGTTACTGAAACTTGGAAGATTTTGCACTGTTTTTACCATATATGGAACAGGAAATGAGTCACTTTTTTTATGTTTATCCTTTTGTGATAAAATTATCAGGGTTTGAAAGTCCAATTTTTTTCATAGGAGTTCTCACAATATATAGCTTTTAGAGAGTCTTAGAGTTTCTGGTATGCAAATTATTGTCTAACAGTGTGATTTGAAACTAGTCATGCTGTCCAAAATATGTGAGGCTAATATAAAAGATGGTTTCTGATACAACGGGAAATGATAGCAATCTATGAGTAAATATTGGCCATTTTTAAATTCAAAGAATATTATTTTGGGATTCCCATTGGATGAAATATCTTTTTGATAGATCTTGACCTAAATTCAATGAACCTATGGCACTGCATTTGCTTTGAAAGTGTACaatttcatcatttcaagattttttttaacAAGATACTTATAAATGTGTGTATAATTTGATAGACAAAAAATACAAATCTATTCTTTGTAGTTAAATCAAACTTTATAAATAGGGAATGTGATCCCtacattttatttttctatttatcaTGACACAATTTTAAAGTTCTCTTTCAGAGCGACAATTTTCATATACATCCTTTTGCTTCAAACACCATATTGAAGCCCTATATATAATGCAAATTGTGAGCTGTCTTGATCAATATTTTTGATGCATCTTTATCAAAGGCTAGACTGTCATGAAAAAGATCCGCTGTAGAGCTCATATGAATGGGTGGCTATCATCAAGGGGTCTGTGATTTGGTGTAATAATACCTTCAAAATTGCTAGGAAAATTGTGTGCAATGTTTAACAGGAAAATGCATTTTATTGACTCTTGCAAGGGTGGGAATTTTTTTATACATGTCCTCAATTGCAAGACTCAATCTGTAATTATTTGGTGGTGGTGGCACATAGTGCAAATTCCATCTCAAGGTGAGGTTGCACAATTATGAAACTTTATTTGTGATATGGATTAGATAATGATTGGAACCAAAGCTTGCATGGTGAGAAACAGTTTTAACAGCTAAATTACACAAGAGAATAGAAAATAGTTATAGCTGAAATGGGGACAAATGCAAAAGTGAATTGAAACATTGTTGGGTTGTTTGGTTGTTTGGTTGCAGTGTGCATAATTGTTTTGGGACTATATTGTGTCAGAATTCGCTACACTCATTTTTGGTATCCGTTTAGAAGAAACAGTAGTTGTCAACACATGAATGATGAGGCAGAATAGTACAGATATTCTGAATGCTTTTAGGCTATCTGGCTTTTCTTAGAAGACGTAGGTGCCATGCAACCATTAATGGATATGCCTCTAACTTGTAACTTAGAAATTGTCAATTTCATTATGATCAAAGCTGGCTTCTGTTCACATGCTAGCCAGAGTGGATCTATGTTGAAGAGATATTTAACTCTTACTAATTCTGTGATATATTAGTTCTGCCTGTGTGTGCTATGAGAAGGCACTGCTATAGCTGCCAAGACACCATTTGTTGCATGCTTCAAGAATTTCCTTTTACTGTTTACTACAAGATGAGATGTATGCCTTCAGAAATAACGTTAAAAACAAAGATTCATTTGTCAACATGTGTAATGTTCAATGTGATACTGCACTTTTTAAATGAAAGAAGCCAATAAGAGGGGTCTCACTTTAATAAAAGCAAGTGAAGTGAATTTGACAACTAAATGCAAGTCCACAGATATACCATCTTTACATTTATGAAAAGATTTATCAGATTTTGAATGCAAAGGATTTATTTCTATCTTTTCGCAGGATCTCCCACGCACTTTCCCTTCACATCCCTGGCTAGATAGTCCAGATGGACATGCGGCATTGCGCAGGGTGCTTGTTGGATACTCTTTTCGTGACTCTCATGTTGGTTATTGTCAAGTATGGCtagttttttttatttaatacttatTCTTTTTCAGCAATGTTAACAGGAACTGTTTGCGACTGTGTAGAATTTTTCCAAACATATTAAAATAATGGAAGTACTGTAAATATTGTGTTCAAGATATACTTAAAGAGAACCTTTGTTCCTCAAACAGGGTTTGAATTATGTGGCTGCACTTTTACTGCTTGTCATGAAAACTGAGGAGGATGTATTTTGGATGCTTGCTGTGCTTTTGGAGAATGTGTTGGTCAATGACTGCTACACAGACAACTTGTCGGGATGTCATGTTGAACAGAGGGTATTTAGAGACCTCCTGGCAAAAAAACTACCTAGGTAAGATTATGAACTCTCTTGTACAATGATTGGAAATGTGAGCCTAGAAACCTTTCTTTTCCTACAGTATTTCTTGACCTGTAATCTTGTTTTTTCTACTTTTCTGATTGTATGGCAGAGTTGCTGCACATTTGGAGCATTTGGAATTTGATGTCTCCCTTGTAGCAACAGAATGGTTTCTTTGTCTGTTTGCAAAGAGTTTGCCATCCGAAGTGAGCATCAAATTTTCATCTAAAAGTTTGTTATGTGTGACCCAATTTGTTTATATTTATGTACCCTTCTCATATGTCTTATAAATAATGCTTCTGTGGATGCCACTACAGACTACAATGCGTGTTTGGGA contains:
- the LOC131032838 gene encoding uncharacterized protein LOC131032838 produces the protein MKMFGAQNKHGEMLPLMWESQKKNPIWKGNSNALRRNVMVRFSDLYSFTVEGSLEDANVFNEVRERVKEQGRVWWALEASKGAAWYLQPKISSMSEGIAVSSLSLTVLTNTIVLKRLIRKGIPPQLRPKVWLSVSGAAKKRSTVPDSYYEDLTKAVQGKVTAATRQIDHDLPRTFPSHPWLDSPDGHAALRRVLVGYSFRDSHVGYCQGLNYVAALLLLVMKTEEDVFWMLAVLLENVLVNDCYTDNLSGCHVEQRVFRDLLAKKLPRVAAHLEHLEFDVSLVATEWFLCLFAKSLPSETTMRVWDVLFNEGAKVLFRVALAIFKMREDDILAAQQIGDVISILHNTTHHAFDPDALLKVAFEQIGSMTTNTITKQRKKQEPAVMAELDERSRRLNSTGNEKSSISDD